The Streptomyces sp. A2-16 sequence CCCGGTGCGTGCCCGGCGCGGTGAGGAGCTCCTGAACACCGGCTCCCCCCAGCAACGCGCCCTGCTCGCCGCCCTGTTGCTGCGCGAGGGCCGTACCGCCACCGCCGCCGAGCTGATCGACGCCCTGTGGGGCGAGGAGCCCCCGTCGCAGGCCCTGGCCGCCGTACGCACCTACGCCTCCCGGCTCCGCAAGATCCTCGACCCCGGCATCCTGGTCAGCGAGTCCGGCGGTTACGCGATCCGCGGACTCGGCGAGGACGCGCTCGACCTGGCCGCAGCCCAGGAACTCGCCACCCGGGCCGAGAAGGCCCGCACCGCCGGCGACCTGTGCCACGCCCGTGACGTGCTCGGACGGGCGCTGGCCCTGTGGGACGGCGAGGTGCTCGCGGGCGTGCCCGGGCCGTACGCCGAGGCCCAGCGCGTGCGCCTGCAGGAATGGCGGCTGCAACTCCTCGAGTCCCGCCTGGACATGGACCTGGAGCAGGGCTGCCACGCGGAGGCGGTCTCCGAACTGACCGCCCTCACCGCCGAACACCCCCTGCGCGAGCGCCTGCGCGAACTGCTCATGCTGGCCCTGTACCGCTCCGGCCGCCAGGCGGAGGCCCTCGCGGTCTACGCCGACACCCGCCGCCTCCTCGCCGACGAACTCGGCGTCGACCCGCGCCCCGGCCTGCGCGAGCTCCAGCAGCGCATCCTCCAGGCCGACCCCGGCCTCGCGGCCCCCTCCTCCCCGCAGCCCGAACCGGTCGCGGCCCCCGTCCGCCCCGCCCAGCTCCCCGCCACGGTCCCGGACTTCACCGGCCGCGCGTCCTTCGTCACCGAACTGAGCGAGGTGCTCGCCTCCGGCTCCGAGGGCCGCGTGATGGCGGTCTCCGCGCTGGCCGGCATCGGCGGCGTCGGCAAGACGACCCTCGCCGTGCACGTGGCCCATCAGGCCCGCCCGGCCTTCCCCGACGGGCAGCTCTACGTCGACCTCCAGGGCGCCGGCAACCGGGCGGCCGAGCCGGAGACGGTCCTGGGCGCCTTCCTCAGAGCCCTCGGCACCGCCGACTCCGCGATCCCGGACTCCCTGGAGGAGCGGGCCGCCCTGTACCGCTCGGTCCTGGACGGCCGCCGGGTCCTCGTCCTGCTCGACAACGCGCGCGACGCGGCCCAGATACGGCCCCTGCTGCCCGGCACGGAAGGCTGCGCCGCCCTGGTGACCTCCCGGGTCCGGATGGTCGATCTCGCCGGGGCGCACCTGGTCGACCTGGACGTGATGTCCCCCGACGAGGCCCTCCAGCTGTTCACGAAGATCGTCGGCGAGGAGCGGGTCGCCTCCGAGCGCAAGGCCGCCCTCGACGTGGTCGCCGCCTGCGGCTTCCTCCCCCTCGCCATCCGTATCGCCGCCTCGCGCCTGGCCGCCCGCCGCACCTGGACGGTGTCGGTCCTCGCGGCGAAGCTCGCCGACGAGCGGCGCCGCCTCGACGAACTCCAGGCCGGCGACCTCGCGGTCAAGGCGACCTTCGAGCTCGGCTACGGCCAGCTGGAGCCCGCTCAGGCCCGCGCCTTCCGGCTGCTGGGCCTCGCGGACGGCCCGGACATCTCCCTCGCCGCGGCGGCCGCCGTACTGGACCTGCCCGTCGAGGACACCGAGGACCTCCTGGAGGCCCTGGTCGACACCTCGCTCCTGGAGTCGGCGGCGCCCGGCCGCTACCGGTTCCACGACCTCGTACGCCTCTACGCGCGTGCGTGCGCCGAACGCGACGAGTGGCCGCCGTCCGAGCGGGAGGCGGCGCTGTCGCGGCTCCTGGACTTCTATCTGGCGACCGCGGCGGCCGTGTACGCCATCGAGCGGCCCGGGGACCGGCTGGTGGAGCACCTGGAGGAGATCCGCCACCCCGGGCTGTCCTTCGCGGACCGCCACAGCGCCCAGGACTGGCTGTACGCGGAGGCCAACGCGCTGCTCGCGTTCGTCCAGCAGTGCGCGAAGGGGGCGCTGCTGCGACGCGCGGTGGACCTGTTGTGGGTGGCGAAGGACCTGGCCGAGTCGGGGGCCAACTCGAAGCAGTACGAGGTCGCCGCCGTCGCCCTGCGGGACGCGGCCGACGCGGCCGACGACCCGCGCACACGCGCGCGTGCGCTCACCACTCTCACCAACGTCCACCTCGTCGCCGGCCGCTTCGAGCAGGCGGACGCGGAGGCCCGGCTGGCCATGGAGCTGGCCCGCGCGGCCGGCGACCTGGCGCCCAGCTGCTGGGCCGCCAACGACCGCGGCATCATCGCGCTCTACCAGGGGCGGCACGCTGAGGGCGAGGCATGCCTGAAGGAGGCGATCGAGAGCTTCCGGCTCGACCGGAACCTCGCGGGCGAGGCCAGCGCGCTGTGCAACCTCTCCCGTATCCACCTGGCCATGGGGCAGAGCACGAGCGCGGTGGAGCTCGCCCAGCAGGGCATCGTCATCTACGACCGGCTGGGGCACGCGCTGCGCGGTGCCAACGGGCGGTACGCGCTGGGGCTCGCGCTCACGGGTCAGGGGCAACTGGACGCGGCCGTGGACCGGTTGACGGAGGCGCTGGAGGTCTTCCGTGACAGCCGGCAGCGGCTGTGGGAGGGCATGACGCTGTTCCGGCTCGCCGAGGCGCACCTCGCCGGCCGCCGTCCCGCGCAGGCCGCCGCGCTCACCGAGCAGGCCCTGGCCGTCCTGCGGGGCATCGGCGGCGAGTGGCGGCGCGGCAACGTCCTGACGGTCCTCGGCCGCGCCCTCAGCGGTCTCGGCCAGCCCGGCCGGGCGGAGGCCTGCTGGCAGGAGGCCCTCGCCATCTTCGACCACCTGGGCTCACCGGAGGCCACCCAGGTACGCCACCTCCTCACCCCGTCGGCCGCCGCGTAGCCCCTCCGGCGGCAGGGTCCCGCTCCGGGGGCGCGGACCGACGGGGAGCGTCGTCGACCGGCGCGGACCGACGGGGAGCGTCGTCGACCGGCGCGCCACACCGGCAGCCGACCACCACGGGCGACCGAGGGACGGTCCGGACGAGCGGGCGTCGCCCACGGCAACGGTCCGCACCGCCACGAACCGCCGTGCGGCACGGCCCGGACCACCACGGGCGGGCCCGGGCAACTTGCCTTCCGGCCCTGTCGGCGGTGGTCGTCCGGCCGGTGCCGATGCCGGGATCCCCATGCCGGGATCCACGGCCCGCACCCGCGTGCGGCACACGTACCGGGCAGGCGTTCATCGTTCGTTTATCGCGGCGCGGGAAGCTCCTGGTGTCGATCCGTCGCGTCGGGGGGCAGACGGGTCAGCGGTGGTCCCCATCGCTAGGGTTACCGACCCTGACAAGTCCGCCCGGCGGCCCTCGGGGGAGCCGCCGGGTGGACAGCGCCCATCACCGGAACGGGAGAGTCACCACCCATGAGTGCAACCGAGAAGCAGGACGGCACGGTCAAGCCGCTCGACAACCACGCCACGGGCACCGAGGACGAGGTCAAGCCGCTCGACAACCACGCCACCGGCGCCGAGAAGGTCGTCACCCTGGCCGCCGGCACGACGGACGGCACGGTCAAGCCGCTCGACAACCACGCCACGGACGAGAAGGCCTGACAAGGACTTTCCGGACACGGGGATCGGCCGCGGCGGCGCGGAGGGGGAGCCGTCGCGGCCGAGGCGTGTCCGGGGCCGGTCGTTCAGGGCCGCCGCAGCTCGCCCTTGACCACCTTCCCGCTCGCGTTCCTGGGCAGTCGGGCCACGAACTCCACCGTCCTGGGCACCTTGTAGTTCGCCATCTCCCGGCGCGCCCACGCGATCAGGTCGTCGCCGGTCAGGACCGAGCCCGGGCGCCGGACCACGTACGCCTTGCCGACCTCGCCGAGCCGTGCGTCGGGCACGCCGATCACCGCCACGTCGGCCACCGCCGGGTGCAGCCCGAGGAGTTGCTCTATCTCCGCCGGGTACGCGTTGAAGCCGCCGACGATGAACATGTCCTTCAGGCGGTCGGTGATGCGGAGGTTCCCGGCGGCGTCCAGGACTCCGACGTCGCCCGTGCGCAGCCAGCCGTCCTCCGTCACCGCCTCCGCGGTGGCGGCCTCGTCCTCGTAGTAGCCGCGCATCACGTTGAAGCCGCGGACCAGGACCTCACCGGGCTCCCCGGGCGGCGCCTCGACCCGCACCTCCGTCCCCGGGATCGCCCGCCCGGACGTCGACGCGATCACCGGCAGCGGGTCGCCGCGCCGGCACATCGTCACGATGCCGCTCGCCTCCGAGAGGCCGTACGCGGTCAGGACGGTCTCCACACCCAGCTCGCCGTGCAGTTGCTCGACCAGCCTCAGTGGAACCACGGCCGCGCCCGTGACCACCAGCCGCAGCGCCGACAGGTCGTGGGAGGACCGCGCCGGGTGGTCCAGGAGCGACTGGTGGAGGGTGGGCGGGCCCGGCAGCACCGAGACCCGCTCCGCCGCGATGTTCGCCAGCACGGTGTCCACGTCGAACACCGGCTGCGGGATCATCGTCGCCCCGCGCATCAGACAGGCGATCACCCCGGCCTTGTAACCGAAGGTGTGGAAGAAGGGGTTGACGATGAGGTAGCGGTCGCCCTGTCGCAACCCGGCCAGCTCGCACCAGACCTCGTACGCCCGTAACGTCTGCTCGTGGGTGATCACCGCGCCCTTGGGACGGCCGGTCGTGCCGGACGTGAAGACGATGTCGGACGGCCAGGACCCCTCGACGGCCGAGGCCCGCGCCCGCACCTCGGCCTCCCCCACCCCGTCGCCGCTCGCCAGGAAGTCCTTCCAGGTGCGGTAGTCGGCGGGGGCGTCGTCCGACAGCACCACCACCTGCTCCAGGTCCGGCAGTCCCGGCCCCTCCGCGACCGCCCGGCGCAGGGACGCCACGTACGAGGTGCCCAGGAAGGTGCCGGTGACGAACAGCAGCCGGGTCCCGCTCCGGCGCAGCACGTCCGCGGCCTCGGTGCCCTTGAAGCGGGTGTTGAGGGGCACCAGGACCGCCCCCGCCGACACCGCTCCCAGTGCCGAGACCATCCAGTCCAGGGAGTTGGGGGCCCAGACGGCCACCCGGTCCCCCGGCCGTACGTCGTTGGCGACGCACGCGGCGGCCGCCCGCTCCACGCGGGCGCCCAGCTCCTCGAACGTGATCCGGTTGCGGCCCTCCACCACCGCCTCCGTGGCGGC is a genomic window containing:
- a CDS encoding BTAD domain-containing putative transcriptional regulator, with amino-acid sequence MDGVPRVPEQRRPGFSAQAGEEPGHPAEPAPLHFSVLGPVRARRGEELLNTGSPQQRALLAALLLREGRTATAAELIDALWGEEPPSQALAAVRTYASRLRKILDPGILVSESGGYAIRGLGEDALDLAAAQELATRAEKARTAGDLCHARDVLGRALALWDGEVLAGVPGPYAEAQRVRLQEWRLQLLESRLDMDLEQGCHAEAVSELTALTAEHPLRERLRELLMLALYRSGRQAEALAVYADTRRLLADELGVDPRPGLRELQQRILQADPGLAAPSSPQPEPVAAPVRPAQLPATVPDFTGRASFVTELSEVLASGSEGRVMAVSALAGIGGVGKTTLAVHVAHQARPAFPDGQLYVDLQGAGNRAAEPETVLGAFLRALGTADSAIPDSLEERAALYRSVLDGRRVLVLLDNARDAAQIRPLLPGTEGCAALVTSRVRMVDLAGAHLVDLDVMSPDEALQLFTKIVGEERVASERKAALDVVAACGFLPLAIRIAASRLAARRTWTVSVLAAKLADERRRLDELQAGDLAVKATFELGYGQLEPAQARAFRLLGLADGPDISLAAAAAVLDLPVEDTEDLLEALVDTSLLESAAPGRYRFHDLVRLYARACAERDEWPPSEREAALSRLLDFYLATAAAVYAIERPGDRLVEHLEEIRHPGLSFADRHSAQDWLYAEANALLAFVQQCAKGALLRRAVDLLWVAKDLAESGANSKQYEVAAVALRDAADAADDPRTRARALTTLTNVHLVAGRFEQADAEARLAMELARAAGDLAPSCWAANDRGIIALYQGRHAEGEACLKEAIESFRLDRNLAGEASALCNLSRIHLAMGQSTSAVELAQQGIVIYDRLGHALRGANGRYALGLALTGQGQLDAAVDRLTEALEVFRDSRQRLWEGMTLFRLAEAHLAGRRPAQAAALTEQALAVLRGIGGEWRRGNVLTVLGRALSGLGQPGRAEACWQEALAIFDHLGSPEATQVRHLLTPSAAA
- a CDS encoding FadD3 family acyl-CoA ligase; its protein translation is MKWRSIPELVGWAARRYAATEAVVEGRNRITFEELGARVERAAAACVANDVRPGDRVAVWAPNSLDWMVSALGAVSAGAVLVPLNTRFKGTEAADVLRRSGTRLLFVTGTFLGTSYVASLRRAVAEGPGLPDLEQVVVLSDDAPADYRTWKDFLASGDGVGEAEVRARASAVEGSWPSDIVFTSGTTGRPKGAVITHEQTLRAYEVWCELAGLRQGDRYLIVNPFFHTFGYKAGVIACLMRGATMIPQPVFDVDTVLANIAAERVSVLPGPPTLHQSLLDHPARSSHDLSALRLVVTGAAVVPLRLVEQLHGELGVETVLTAYGLSEASGIVTMCRRGDPLPVIASTSGRAIPGTEVRVEAPPGEPGEVLVRGFNVMRGYYEDEAATAEAVTEDGWLRTGDVGVLDAAGNLRITDRLKDMFIVGGFNAYPAEIEQLLGLHPAVADVAVIGVPDARLGEVGKAYVVRRPGSVLTGDDLIAWARREMANYKVPRTVEFVARLPRNASGKVVKGELRRP